Proteins encoded in a region of the Bombiscardovia apis genome:
- the rplS gene encoding 50S ribosomal protein L19 — MMNAIEQFDAKHMKSAEAIPAFRAGDTIEVNVNISEGDHTRIQTFSGIVIAISGQGVRETVLVRKISFGVGVERRFPLHSPQIDSIKVTRRGRVRRAKLYYLRNLRGKAARIPERRDAKENKA, encoded by the coding sequence ATTATGAATGCTATTGAGCAATTCGATGCCAAGCATATGAAGTCTGCGGAAGCTATTCCTGCATTCCGCGCTGGCGACACCATCGAAGTAAACGTGAACATCAGCGAAGGTGATCACACCCGTATCCAGACCTTCTCCGGTATTGTCATTGCCATTTCTGGCCAGGGCGTACGCGAGACCGTTCTGGTGCGCAAGATCAGCTTTGGTGTGGGTGTGGAGCGTCGCTTCCCCCTGCACTCCCCGCAGATTGACTCTATTAAGGTCACTCGCCGCGGTCGTGTGCGTCGCGCTAAGCTCTACTACTTGCGCAACCTGCGCGGTAAGGCTGCTCGCATTCCGGAGCGTCGTGATGCCAAGGAAAACAAGGCTTAA
- a CDS encoding ribonuclease HII, translated as MSAAKIRPTLDAERSLAQQGADYIVGFDEVGRGALAGPVMVGAALLDASAVNDLSVPEGLADSKMLSAGVREGMLEGLKTWPLAWAVGAASNQEIDEWGIMHALGLAALRALATIEDELKMEERLAKGGSRPRLCAILDGSYDYISKALPTLDAPAVSLAPEVGTQVKADASCASVACASVIAKVTRDQLMVELAQSKSEYEPYDWAHNKGYGSATHQAAIVAHGPSDYHRISWHLI; from the coding sequence ATGAGCGCGGCAAAGATTCGCCCCACCCTTGACGCTGAGCGCAGCCTAGCCCAGCAGGGTGCCGACTATATTGTGGGCTTCGACGAAGTGGGCCGCGGTGCTTTGGCTGGCCCCGTCATGGTGGGCGCTGCCCTGCTCGATGCCTCTGCAGTCAACGATTTGTCGGTGCCAGAGGGCTTAGCTGATTCCAAGATGCTCTCGGCTGGAGTTCGCGAGGGCATGCTCGAAGGACTCAAAACTTGGCCTCTGGCCTGGGCGGTGGGCGCTGCTAGCAATCAGGAAATCGACGAGTGGGGCATCATGCATGCTCTCGGCTTGGCGGCTTTGCGGGCGTTGGCCACTATTGAAGATGAGCTCAAGATGGAAGAGCGGCTTGCGAAAGGCGGCAGTCGGCCTCGCTTGTGCGCTATCCTCGATGGTTCCTACGACTATATTTCTAAGGCTCTGCCTACTTTAGATGCGCCCGCGGTGAGCCTAGCTCCAGAAGTGGGCACCCAGGTTAAGGCCGATGCTTCCTGCGCTAGCGTGGCCTGCGCTTCGGTGATTGCAAAAGTCACCCGAGACCAGCTCATGGTTGAACTAGCGCAGAGCAAGAGCGAATATGAGCCCTACGATTGGGCCCACAACAAGGGATACGGCTCGGCCACCCACCAAGCAGCCATTGTGGCACACGGTCCCAGTGACTACCATCGCATCAGCTGGCATTTGATCTAA
- a CDS encoding class C sortase — protein sequence MLITLCLAVALGALLWIPATQLRHAWQERQEVNRASERVAAWPQGRIAQEFERAQAYNRTIATGDQGVLGEAPDPFLPAQASGSSGASLASRDRDYQQALDTGDGLMGSIRIPKISVNMPIYHGTSDRSLSLGAGHLYGTSLPVGGASTNAVITGHRGLPGALLFTRLDELKTGDVFYVNTLGRTMGYRIEGIHVVDPDDAHFYTVVKGQDLVTLMTCTPYGVNTQRLVITGRRAPIPRSIPEPEHGPQDALLRSWAIGLFAGIIGIIALACCQRREMVVRHRRISRGSHSA from the coding sequence GTGCTTATCACCTTGTGTTTGGCTGTGGCCTTGGGTGCCCTCCTGTGGATTCCTGCTACTCAATTGCGCCATGCGTGGCAAGAGCGGCAGGAGGTGAACCGGGCGAGCGAACGGGTTGCCGCTTGGCCTCAGGGGCGCATAGCCCAGGAGTTCGAGCGTGCTCAGGCCTATAACCGCACCATTGCGACCGGAGACCAAGGTGTGTTAGGGGAGGCGCCAGATCCCTTTCTCCCCGCTCAGGCTTCGGGCTCAAGTGGGGCTTCGCTGGCCTCGCGCGACCGTGACTACCAGCAGGCCTTGGATACGGGCGATGGGCTGATGGGCTCCATTCGCATTCCTAAGATTTCCGTCAATATGCCCATCTACCATGGCACTTCCGACCGTTCTCTCTCCTTGGGCGCGGGCCACTTGTACGGCACCAGCCTCCCGGTCGGAGGTGCCTCTACTAACGCCGTCATTACTGGCCACCGAGGCTTGCCAGGAGCTCTACTCTTTACTCGCCTAGACGAGCTCAAAACCGGAGATGTGTTCTACGTTAATACGCTAGGTCGCACCATGGGCTACCGGATTGAAGGCATTCATGTGGTCGACCCAGACGATGCCCATTTTTATACGGTGGTGAAGGGCCAAGATTTGGTCACGCTCATGACCTGCACTCCCTACGGAGTCAACACGCAGCGTTTGGTCATAACGGGCCGTAGGGCTCCCATTCCGCGCAGTATTCCCGAGCCCGAGCATGGACCTCAAGATGCCCTCCTACGATCTTGGGCCATTGGCTTGTTTGCTGGCATTATAGGGATTATTGCCCTAGCTTGCTGTCAGCGACGCGAGATGGTAGTTCGCCACCGCAGGATTTCTCGTGGGAGTCACAGTGCCTAG
- a CDS encoding LacI family DNA-binding transcriptional regulator — protein sequence MARGRSQGSKRPSMFEVARLAGVSHQTVSRVINHSPDVSDATRAKVQAAIEELDYRPSNSARALASSRSRTIGLVAGGVNYFGPVSSITSIESIARDHGLFMSVMMVDESNCAQADFEQLCENFLQQNVDAFIFLTPTDAMFEAACKAQVSQPRVIVTSTHGALRADEVLGRSPDSSRLAFTGIDQWGAVQEVARLLALRGHRTALYMAGPSGWRDATTRLDSWRQAAKKYRIRTAVVRSQTWQARESYALMNHLIDERGMTGRALPSAVVTANDNQAVGAARALHEHGLRIPQDISIVGFDDIPTVDNMYPPLTTVRPRFADLGAATMRQVLALMNQGEQAHFPTTHHGVGLIGTDVVLRSSLGHAVRH from the coding sequence ATGGCCAGGGGAAGATCTCAAGGCTCCAAGCGCCCCTCTATGTTCGAGGTGGCCCGTCTGGCAGGTGTCTCCCACCAGACCGTGTCTCGCGTGATTAACCATTCGCCCGACGTCTCCGATGCCACTCGGGCCAAGGTGCAGGCCGCCATCGAGGAGTTGGACTACCGGCCCAGCAATTCCGCCCGGGCTCTGGCTTCTTCGCGCTCGCGCACTATCGGCCTCGTAGCTGGCGGCGTGAACTACTTCGGCCCGGTCTCGTCCATCACTTCGATTGAGTCCATCGCCCGCGACCACGGCCTGTTTATGTCGGTGATGATGGTCGATGAAAGCAATTGCGCCCAGGCCGATTTTGAGCAGCTGTGCGAAAACTTCCTCCAGCAAAACGTTGACGCTTTCATCTTCCTGACTCCCACCGATGCCATGTTTGAGGCGGCTTGCAAGGCTCAGGTGAGTCAGCCGCGAGTCATCGTCACTTCAACTCACGGAGCCTTGCGGGCCGATGAAGTCTTGGGGCGTTCGCCAGATTCATCTCGCTTGGCTTTTACTGGCATTGACCAGTGGGGGGCAGTGCAAGAAGTGGCCCGGCTCTTAGCTTTGCGTGGTCATCGCACGGCCCTCTATATGGCTGGGCCTAGTGGGTGGCGCGATGCTACAACCCGCTTGGATTCTTGGCGGCAGGCGGCTAAGAAATATCGCATTCGCACGGCAGTGGTGCGCTCGCAGACTTGGCAGGCCCGCGAGTCGTATGCCTTAATGAACCACTTAATCGACGAGCGGGGCATGACCGGCCGGGCGCTCCCTTCGGCTGTGGTCACGGCCAACGACAATCAGGCCGTAGGTGCTGCCAGAGCCTTGCACGAGCACGGTTTGCGCATTCCGCAAGACATCTCCATCGTGGGCTTCGACGACATTCCGACCGTAGACAACATGTATCCGCCGCTGACTACGGTGCGCCCGCGCTTCGCTGATTTGGGTGCTGCCACCATGCGTCAGGTCTTGGCCCTCATGAACCAGGGCGAGCAGGCCCACTTCCCAACAACGCATCACGGAGTAGGCCTCATTGGTACCGACGTGGTGTTGCGCTCTTCTCTGGGCCATGCTGTGCGCCATTAG
- a CDS encoding mannose-1-phosphate guanylyltransferase: MTLDDFYAIIPAGGVGTRLWPLSRKARPKFLFDLLGQGQTMIQGTFDRLAGICGADHIVVSTGAQHVDAVRTQLEDLGSDAIFAEPVPRDSTAAIALATAVLARRHGDQIVVGSFAADHVIRDNDAFAMSVRQAVAAARAGYVATIGIAASRPSTAFGYIHQGRSLAQDVPDAADARLVTEFVEKPDAATAQAYLATGEYRWNAGMFVMRAGVVLDCLKQYRPNLYASVMAIAQAWDRGPQERQVAMDEHWAGIEKIAFDYAVAEPLSVAGGVAVVPGGFGWDDIGDFNSVAALLPSSSQSNIKILGDSDLVSYLDSAGDVVVPAAGRTVALLGVSDMVVVDTPDALLIAPRARSQEVKDMVSKLSEDGQESIL, encoded by the coding sequence ATGACTTTGGATGATTTTTACGCCATTATTCCAGCCGGGGGAGTGGGCACCCGCCTGTGGCCGCTGAGCCGAAAAGCGCGGCCCAAGTTCCTCTTCGACCTGCTGGGCCAAGGGCAGACCATGATTCAGGGCACCTTTGACCGTCTTGCTGGCATTTGCGGGGCTGACCACATCGTGGTGTCGACCGGCGCCCAGCATGTAGATGCGGTGCGCACACAGCTTGAAGATTTGGGTTCGGATGCGATTTTTGCCGAGCCGGTGCCTCGCGATTCCACTGCTGCCATCGCTTTAGCAACGGCCGTTCTGGCCCGCAGGCATGGAGACCAGATTGTAGTTGGCTCCTTCGCGGCCGACCATGTCATTCGCGACAACGACGCCTTCGCCATGTCGGTGCGCCAGGCTGTTGCCGCCGCCAGGGCCGGGTATGTGGCCACTATCGGTATCGCTGCCTCCCGCCCCTCTACTGCTTTTGGATACATTCATCAGGGGCGCTCGCTGGCTCAAGATGTGCCAGACGCTGCTGATGCCCGCTTAGTGACTGAGTTTGTAGAAAAGCCTGACGCTGCTACTGCTCAGGCCTATCTTGCCACCGGCGAATATCGTTGGAACGCTGGTATGTTTGTGATGCGCGCAGGCGTTGTGCTTGACTGCCTCAAGCAGTATCGGCCTAATTTGTATGCTTCGGTTATGGCTATTGCTCAGGCTTGGGATCGGGGCCCTCAAGAGCGGCAGGTAGCTATGGACGAGCACTGGGCCGGTATTGAGAAGATTGCCTTTGATTACGCAGTGGCCGAGCCCTTGTCTGTGGCTGGCGGCGTGGCAGTAGTTCCCGGTGGTTTTGGCTGGGATGACATCGGCGATTTCAATTCGGTAGCCGCTCTTCTGCCCTCCTCCAGCCAGAGCAATATCAAGATTTTGGGCGATAGTGACTTGGTGAGCTACTTAGATTCGGCTGGTGATGTGGTCGTGCCAGCAGCCGGGCGCACTGTGGCTCTGCTGGGTGTGAGCGACATGGTGGTGGTCGATACGCCCGATGCTCTGCTCATAGCCCCCCGCGCTCGCAGTCAGGAAGTTAAAGATATGGTTTCCAAGCTTTCGGAAGACGGCCAAGAGAGCATTCTGTAA
- a CDS encoding L-ribulose-5-phosphate 4-epimerase — protein MATLADFSPEVRAEVKQVREQVATLHEQLLKWNLVVWTAGNVSQRLRTADLMVIKPSGVRYEYLTPQSMVVTDLEGNLVDGSEAPSSDTASHAYIYRNMPGVYGVVHTHSTYATAWAATGKNIPCGLTMMGDEFGGPVPVGPFRLIGSEAIGKGVVETLKDYPNSPAVLMQNHGPFTIGKDAESAVKAAAMTEEVAHTMWAAAQLGDIIEIDPEDIAKLNDRYQNVYGQH, from the coding sequence ATGGCAACATTAGCTGATTTTTCGCCCGAGGTGCGGGCCGAAGTGAAGCAGGTGCGCGAGCAGGTGGCCACCCTCCACGAGCAGTTGCTTAAGTGGAATCTGGTTGTATGGACCGCGGGCAACGTTTCCCAGCGCTTGCGTACTGCCGATTTGATGGTGATTAAGCCCTCTGGCGTGCGCTACGAATACCTGACCCCGCAGTCGATGGTGGTCACCGACCTTGAGGGCAATTTGGTTGACGGCTCTGAGGCCCCCAGCTCGGACACTGCCTCCCACGCCTACATCTACCGCAATATGCCGGGCGTATACGGAGTGGTGCATACTCACTCCACCTACGCCACCGCCTGGGCAGCCACCGGAAAGAACATCCCCTGCGGCCTCACCATGATGGGCGACGAATTCGGCGGACCAGTGCCCGTAGGCCCCTTCCGTCTTATCGGCTCCGAAGCCATCGGTAAGGGCGTAGTCGAGACGCTCAAGGACTATCCCAACTCTCCGGCCGTGCTCATGCAAAATCATGGCCCCTTCACTATAGGCAAAGACGCAGAATCGGCTGTCAAAGCCGCCGCCATGACCGAGGAAGTAGCGCACACCATGTGGGCTGCCGCGCAATTGGGCGACATTATCGAGATTGACCCCGAAGACATTGCCAAGCTCAACGACCGCTATCAGAACGTCTACGGCCAGCACTGA
- a CDS encoding xylulokinase, with protein sequence MANADNKQTGSEAAHAIASGRTSLGIEFGSTRIKAVLIDEHYQTLASGDFGWENHLVDGLWTYPLSEVWQGLRSAYAALAADVQERYDLPLTSVGSMGFSAMMHGYLPFDSKGDLLVPFRTWRNTNTHEAHEELSELFQFNIPERWSIAHLYQAILNKEAHVPQVAFFTTLAGYVHWKLTGRKVLGIGDASGMFPIDSQTHEFDKAMLQVFSQLPQVAAQPWRIEDLLPQPLLAGQDAGMLTPEGAELLDPTGTLQPGIPMAPPEGDAGTGMVATNAVRPRTGNVSAGTSIFAMVVLERRLNALHPEVDPVTTPAGDPAGMSHANNFTSDLNAWVKVFADFAKASGMEMKTNDLYATLFRSALEGEPDAGGLINYCFYSGEFLAGLDEGRPVFARGPESRMSLANFMRAQLFSAFSPVKIGMDVMTKQEGVQVDSLVGHGGIFTTPQVAQKILAAAFNAPIKVMSTAAEGGAWGMAVLADYLRHADSNLADYLDASVFQGAQSTTEEPDANDVQGFERFFARFQQGLPIERAAIASIPLES encoded by the coding sequence ATGGCGAACGCAGACAACAAGCAAACTGGCTCTGAAGCAGCCCACGCGATTGCCAGCGGGCGCACCTCGCTCGGCATTGAGTTCGGATCCACCCGCATTAAAGCGGTCCTCATCGATGAGCACTACCAGACCTTGGCCTCCGGCGACTTCGGATGGGAAAATCACCTAGTAGACGGCCTGTGGACCTACCCGCTCAGTGAAGTGTGGCAGGGCTTGCGCTCTGCCTACGCGGCGCTCGCTGCCGATGTGCAAGAGCGCTACGACCTGCCGCTCACCAGCGTAGGCTCGATGGGCTTTTCGGCCATGATGCACGGCTACCTGCCCTTCGATAGCAAGGGTGACCTGCTCGTGCCCTTCCGCACTTGGCGCAACACCAACACCCACGAGGCCCACGAGGAGCTTTCCGAGCTCTTCCAATTCAACATCCCCGAGCGCTGGTCCATTGCCCACCTCTACCAGGCCATCCTCAACAAAGAAGCCCACGTGCCGCAGGTGGCTTTCTTCACTACGTTGGCCGGCTACGTGCACTGGAAGCTCACCGGCCGCAAGGTGCTCGGCATTGGCGATGCTTCGGGTATGTTCCCCATCGACTCTCAAACCCACGAGTTCGACAAGGCCATGTTGCAAGTCTTTAGCCAGTTGCCACAGGTGGCCGCTCAGCCCTGGCGTATAGAGGATTTGCTGCCTCAGCCGCTACTGGCGGGCCAAGATGCGGGCATGCTGACTCCTGAAGGTGCTGAGCTGCTAGACCCCACTGGCACCCTTCAGCCGGGCATTCCGATGGCTCCTCCCGAAGGCGACGCAGGCACGGGTATGGTTGCTACCAACGCCGTTCGCCCCCGCACGGGCAACGTCTCGGCTGGCACCTCTATCTTCGCTATGGTGGTTTTGGAGCGCCGGCTCAATGCCCTCCACCCCGAAGTCGACCCCGTCACCACCCCGGCGGGCGACCCAGCAGGCATGAGCCATGCCAATAACTTCACCTCTGACCTCAACGCTTGGGTCAAAGTCTTCGCCGACTTCGCCAAGGCGTCTGGCATGGAGATGAAAACCAACGACCTCTACGCCACCCTCTTCCGCTCAGCCTTGGAGGGCGAACCGGATGCGGGCGGACTCATCAATTACTGCTTCTATTCGGGCGAGTTCTTAGCCGGGCTCGACGAAGGCCGCCCGGTCTTTGCTCGCGGCCCCGAAAGCCGCATGAGCCTAGCCAACTTCATGCGCGCCCAGCTTTTCTCGGCCTTCTCTCCGGTCAAAATTGGTATGGATGTGATGACCAAGCAAGAGGGCGTGCAGGTCGATTCGCTAGTGGGCCACGGCGGTATTTTTACCACCCCGCAGGTAGCGCAAAAGATTCTGGCAGCTGCATTCAACGCTCCTATCAAGGTCATGTCGACCGCGGCCGAGGGTGGCGCTTGGGGCATGGCAGTCTTGGCTGACTACTTGCGCCATGCTGATAGCAACTTGGCGGACTATTTGGATGCCAGCGTCTTCCAGGGCGCGCAGTCCACTACGGAAGAGCCGGATGCTAACGATGTACAAGGTTTCGAGCGCTTCTTCGCCCGCTTCCAGCAAGGCCTGCCTATTGAGCGAGCAGCCATCGCTAGCATTCCGCTAGAATCCTGA
- the araA gene encoding L-arabinose isomerase, which translates to MNNPFEGKEIWFGVGSQDLYGEEALRQVAEQSTEIVDALNKTGKIPAKLVLKPTLKSSDGIKQFMTEASSNPNCIGVVAWMHTFSPAKMWIRGLEVLTKPLLQLNTQHHFEIPWDTIDMDFMNLNQSAHGDREFGYILTRLGIARKIVVGHYTDPEVAEKIGTWARACAGWDAAQTMRVMRWGDNMRNVAVTEGDKTEAERVFGTQVNTWAVNELVSYVDKVKDDQVKALIEDYKAKYDVAPELLDARYDSLFTAAKEEAGMVNMMNDYGATAAVDNFEDLGTLSQLPGVGPQRLPSEYGFGFSAEGDWKTSMLVRIGAVMGAGLEGGASLMEDYSYNFVPGHEEIMGSHMLEVSPSVGSIAKPKLEIHPLGIGNKADPVRLVFSVAPHKDAIVVSMADMRERFRLVMNVVDVVEPEGSLKVLPTARALWKPQPSLKVSAECWLRSGAAHHTCMTTSVGREAWEDFARMAGVELATIDESTTPEQFEKDLMMEEIYHRLENQH; encoded by the coding sequence ATGAACAATCCCTTTGAAGGCAAGGAAATCTGGTTCGGCGTCGGTTCGCAAGACCTCTACGGCGAGGAAGCCCTGCGCCAGGTAGCTGAGCAGTCCACCGAAATCGTAGACGCGCTCAACAAGACCGGCAAGATTCCAGCCAAGCTCGTATTGAAGCCCACGCTCAAGTCCTCGGACGGCATTAAGCAGTTCATGACTGAAGCCTCTTCCAACCCCAACTGCATCGGCGTAGTGGCCTGGATGCACACTTTCTCCCCGGCCAAGATGTGGATTCGCGGACTCGAAGTCCTGACCAAGCCCCTGCTCCAGCTCAACACCCAGCACCATTTCGAGATTCCTTGGGATACCATCGATATGGACTTCATGAACCTCAACCAGTCGGCCCACGGCGACCGCGAGTTTGGCTATATTCTTACTCGTTTGGGCATCGCCCGCAAGATTGTCGTCGGTCACTACACCGACCCCGAAGTGGCTGAGAAGATTGGCACTTGGGCCCGCGCCTGCGCCGGTTGGGATGCTGCTCAGACCATGCGCGTTATGCGTTGGGGCGACAACATGCGCAACGTGGCCGTCACCGAAGGCGACAAGACTGAGGCCGAGCGCGTCTTTGGCACCCAGGTCAACACTTGGGCCGTCAACGAGCTGGTTTCCTACGTAGACAAGGTTAAAGACGATCAGGTTAAGGCCCTCATTGAGGACTACAAGGCCAAGTATGACGTGGCTCCTGAGCTGCTCGATGCCCGCTACGACTCCCTCTTCACTGCCGCCAAGGAAGAGGCTGGCATGGTGAATATGATGAACGACTACGGCGCAACTGCCGCGGTCGACAACTTCGAGGATTTGGGCACTTTGAGTCAGCTGCCCGGCGTTGGCCCTCAGCGCTTGCCCTCCGAGTACGGCTTTGGCTTCTCGGCTGAGGGCGACTGGAAGACTTCGATGCTGGTGCGTATCGGCGCAGTTATGGGCGCAGGCCTCGAAGGCGGCGCTTCCCTGATGGAGGACTACTCCTACAACTTCGTGCCCGGCCATGAGGAAATCATGGGCTCGCACATGCTTGAGGTCTCTCCCTCCGTTGGTTCTATTGCTAAGCCCAAGCTGGAGATTCACCCGCTCGGCATTGGCAACAAGGCAGATCCGGTCCGCCTGGTCTTCTCTGTGGCTCCGCATAAGGACGCTATCGTGGTTTCTATGGCAGACATGCGTGAGCGTTTCCGCTTGGTTATGAACGTGGTCGACGTGGTTGAGCCCGAAGGTTCTCTGAAGGTGCTGCCCACCGCCCGCGCCCTGTGGAAGCCCCAGCCCTCGCTCAAGGTGTCGGCTGAGTGCTGGCTGCGTTCCGGTGCCGCCCATCACACTTGCATGACCACTTCCGTAGGCCGCGAGGCTTGGGAGGACTTCGCTCGCATGGCAGGCGTTGAGCTAGCGACCATCGATGAGTCCACCACGCCTGAGCAATTCGAGAAGGACTTGATGATGGAGGAGATTTACCATCGTCTGGAGAACCAGCACTAA
- the lepB gene encoding signal peptidase I has product MSSKGNAGRRSRSKTPRLQWGRPRSGDDVRLAFAEHPHHAARMLMPETIRYEFVEVATSLLIACLVPVVLVLGVRIFALGQYFIPSPSMENTLAVGDRVITTQNLTLNTGDLKRGDIIVFHDPDRWLDSDREKVKTNDDFLIKRLIGLPGDKVRCDGNGKPVMINGQAVDESAYLKKGVEPSSFPFEVHVPAGHVFVLGDNRSNSSDSRYHLNDSQGGMVPIDNITGVALRTCWPFSHWKRLNNHHDVFDAVPDIDNNQYSSSSGSQGYQR; this is encoded by the coding sequence ATGAGCAGCAAGGGCAATGCGGGCCGTCGCTCGCGGTCCAAAACCCCACGCCTACAATGGGGCCGTCCGCGCTCGGGAGATGATGTGCGCCTGGCTTTCGCTGAGCATCCTCATCATGCTGCCCGTATGCTCATGCCTGAGACCATTCGCTATGAGTTCGTAGAGGTGGCCACTAGCCTCCTCATAGCATGCTTGGTGCCTGTAGTTCTGGTTTTGGGTGTGCGCATCTTTGCTCTGGGCCAGTATTTTATTCCTTCGCCCTCCATGGAAAACACTTTGGCCGTGGGCGACCGGGTCATCACCACGCAAAACTTGACGCTCAATACGGGCGATCTCAAACGTGGCGATATTATCGTTTTTCACGATCCTGACCGCTGGTTGGATTCCGATCGTGAAAAGGTTAAGACCAACGATGACTTTTTGATTAAACGTCTGATAGGTTTACCCGGCGATAAAGTCCGCTGCGATGGCAACGGTAAACCGGTCATGATTAACGGCCAAGCCGTCGATGAATCGGCCTATCTGAAGAAGGGCGTTGAGCCCAGCTCCTTCCCCTTTGAGGTGCATGTGCCAGCTGGTCACGTGTTTGTTTTGGGAGATAATCGTTCCAATTCCAGTGATTCTCGCTACCATCTCAACGACAGCCAGGGCGGTATGGTGCCGATTGACAACATTACCGGCGTGGCCCTGCGCACGTGCTGGCCGTTCAGCCACTGGAAGCGCCTCAACAACCACCACGACGTCTTTGATGCTGTGCCCGACATCGACAACAACCAATACAGCTCTAGCTCCGGCAGCCAAGGCTACCAACGATGA
- the pgi gene encoding glucose-6-phosphate isomerase: protein MAINPPVDATKTPAWAQLQQHFNDLQSEGINLRRWFAADPERTSKLSFDAGDLHFDLSKNLIQPETLQLFAQLAKDVKLDERIEQMYTGAHINNTEDRAVLHTALRRPEADKGELMVDGQDVISDVRETLDRIYAFANQVRSGEWKGVTDKKIETVVNIGIGGSDLGPVMVYEALKPYADAGISARYVSNIDPNDLAEKTRDLDPETTLFIVVSKTFTTLETLTNARDARTWLLNKLQDQGAIDGSDEARTEAVKRHFVAVSTALDKVEDFGIDPKNAFGFWNWVGGRYSVDSAVGTSLAVVFGPERFEEFLEGFHVIDTYYRTTPFERNVVALMGLMNVWYVNFFGAHSHAVLPYNQYLHRFPAYLQQLTMESNGKSVRWDGTPVTCQTGEIYWGEPGTNGQHAFYQLIHQGTRLIPADFIAFANTANPTKDGDQDVHELFLANYFAQTKALAFGKTADEVRAEGTPEAIVPARVFTGNRPTTSIFGEALTPYALGELIALYEHITFTEGTVWGVDSFDQWGVELGKKLAQEITPAISQDDVALSQQDQSTKALINFYRVHRH, encoded by the coding sequence ATGGCCATCAATCCTCCAGTGGATGCAACCAAGACCCCAGCTTGGGCCCAGTTGCAGCAGCATTTCAACGATTTGCAGAGCGAGGGCATCAATCTGCGCCGTTGGTTCGCCGCAGACCCTGAGCGCACCTCCAAGCTCTCTTTCGACGCTGGCGACCTGCACTTCGATCTATCCAAGAATCTGATTCAGCCCGAAACCCTGCAACTCTTTGCCCAGCTGGCAAAAGATGTCAAGCTCGACGAGCGTATTGAGCAGATGTATACAGGCGCCCATATCAACAACACTGAAGATCGCGCTGTGCTCCACACGGCCCTGCGTCGCCCCGAAGCAGACAAGGGCGAGCTCATGGTCGACGGGCAGGATGTGATTAGTGATGTGCGCGAGACCTTAGATCGTATTTACGCTTTCGCCAACCAGGTGCGTTCTGGCGAGTGGAAGGGCGTGACTGACAAGAAGATTGAGACCGTCGTCAACATCGGCATCGGTGGCTCCGATTTGGGCCCCGTTATGGTTTACGAGGCTCTCAAACCATACGCAGATGCCGGCATTAGCGCCCGCTACGTCTCCAACATCGACCCTAACGATTTGGCTGAGAAAACCCGCGATCTCGATCCCGAGACCACGCTCTTTATCGTTGTTTCTAAGACTTTCACCACTCTCGAAACGCTCACCAATGCCCGCGATGCCCGTACTTGGCTGCTCAACAAGCTCCAAGACCAAGGCGCTATTGACGGTTCCGACGAGGCCCGCACCGAGGCTGTGAAGCGTCACTTTGTGGCCGTTTCCACTGCTCTCGACAAGGTTGAGGACTTCGGTATTGACCCCAAGAATGCTTTCGGCTTCTGGAACTGGGTGGGCGGCCGCTATTCGGTTGATTCTGCCGTCGGCACTTCGCTGGCCGTGGTCTTTGGGCCCGAGCGCTTTGAGGAGTTTCTAGAAGGCTTCCATGTGATTGATACCTACTATCGCACCACGCCTTTTGAGCGCAATGTAGTGGCTCTGATGGGCTTGATGAACGTGTGGTATGTCAACTTCTTTGGCGCACATTCCCACGCCGTCTTGCCTTACAACCAGTACCTGCACCGCTTCCCGGCCTACCTCCAGCAGCTCACGATGGAGTCCAACGGTAAGTCCGTGCGCTGGGACGGCACCCCTGTCACCTGCCAGACCGGCGAAATCTACTGGGGCGAGCCCGGCACCAACGGCCAGCATGCCTTCTACCAGCTCATTCACCAAGGCACCCGCCTCATTCCTGCCGACTTCATTGCCTTCGCAAATACCGCCAACCCCACCAAGGACGGCGACCAAGACGTGCACGAGCTCTTCTTGGCCAACTATTTTGCACAGACTAAGGCTCTGGCTTTCGGCAAGACGGCCGACGAAGTGCGCGCTGAAGGTACGCCCGAGGCCATCGTGCCCGCCCGTGTCTTCACCGGCAACCGCCCCACCACATCCATCTTCGGTGAGGCACTGACCCCTTACGCGCTCGGCGAGCTCATCGCTCTCTACGAGCACATCACCTTTACTGAAGGAACCGTTTGGGGCGTTGACTCCTTCGACCAGTGGGGCGTAGAACTGGGCAAGAAGCTGGCCCAGGAGATTACTCCGGCTATCTCTCAAGATGACGTGGCGCTCTCCCAGCAAGATCAGTCCACCAAGGCTCTGATTAACTTCTACCGGGTCCACCGCCACTAA